A region of Gemmatimonadaceae bacterium DNA encodes the following proteins:
- a CDS encoding response regulator — protein sequence MGAFIDITARRRNERALADALARFDAFMQALPAIAFVKDAEGRMIYLNPFAEQALGWTRDAWWNRTALDLFPPEMADSVEQDDARALASDAPVVTLRRTGDEASGTLRWWNTIRFAIRESTGRPLLAGISIDVTEQQRAQEALRASEARARQAQQELEQAIEVSRRTEEKFRQSQKMEAVGRLAGGIAHDFNNLLTVILGNGELLAEKLRSDPLKVETEEILGAGRRASDLTRQLLAFSRKQALEPRVLNLNTVISGMEPLLRRLLGEDIELAFLLSQRLYLTRVDPSQIEQVLLNLVVNARDAMPTGGRLTIETSNVTLDDEYVRTHPEAIAGPHAMLSVSDTGSGMSQEVQSHLFEPFFTTKEQGKGTGLGLSTVYGIVRQSGGVLWVYSEPGQGSIFKVYIPQAGEVEDPVPPPRPDTATLRGTETILLVEDDAKVRLVLSAILKRAGYHVIEAANGGEALLICEQHGGTIPLMLTDIVMPKMNGRQLAERLRRIRPDLRVVFMSGYTENVVVHHGVVDSGIDFLQKPLTAEVLLPKIREVLDRRV from the coding sequence GTGGGCGCCTTCATCGACATCACCGCGCGACGCCGGAACGAGCGAGCGCTGGCCGATGCGCTGGCGCGCTTCGACGCGTTCATGCAGGCGCTCCCGGCGATCGCCTTTGTGAAGGATGCCGAGGGGCGCATGATTTATCTGAACCCCTTCGCGGAGCAGGCGCTTGGCTGGACCCGCGACGCTTGGTGGAATCGCACGGCGCTCGACCTCTTCCCACCGGAGATGGCGGACAGCGTCGAGCAGGATGACGCGCGGGCACTGGCCTCAGACGCGCCGGTCGTCACGTTGCGCCGGACGGGAGACGAAGCCAGCGGGACGCTCCGCTGGTGGAACACCATCCGGTTCGCGATCCGGGAATCCACGGGGCGGCCGCTCTTGGCTGGCATCTCGATTGATGTGACCGAACAGCAGCGGGCGCAGGAGGCCCTAAGAGCCAGCGAGGCGCGCGCCCGTCAGGCGCAACAGGAGCTGGAGCAGGCGATCGAGGTGTCGCGTCGCACGGAGGAGAAGTTTCGGCAGTCGCAAAAGATGGAGGCGGTGGGCCGACTGGCCGGCGGCATCGCGCACGACTTCAACAATCTGCTCACGGTCATTCTCGGCAACGGCGAACTGCTCGCGGAGAAACTGCGCAGCGATCCGCTGAAGGTCGAGACGGAAGAGATTCTGGGAGCCGGTCGGCGCGCCAGTGACCTGACCCGACAGCTCCTCGCGTTCTCCCGGAAGCAGGCGCTGGAGCCTCGGGTGCTCAATCTGAACACCGTGATCTCCGGGATGGAGCCGCTGTTACGTCGCCTGCTCGGCGAGGACATCGAGCTGGCGTTCCTACTCTCGCAGCGGCTGTACCTTACCCGCGTCGATCCGAGCCAGATCGAACAGGTCCTGCTGAATCTGGTGGTGAATGCACGAGACGCGATGCCCACTGGCGGACGTCTGACCATCGAGACTTCCAATGTCACGCTCGACGACGAGTATGTGCGTACCCATCCGGAAGCGATAGCCGGACCGCACGCGATGCTCTCCGTTAGCGACACCGGTTCTGGCATGTCCCAGGAGGTGCAATCGCATCTCTTTGAACCGTTCTTCACCACCAAAGAGCAGGGAAAAGGCACCGGCCTTGGCCTTTCAACCGTCTACGGCATTGTCCGGCAGAGTGGTGGTGTGCTTTGGGTGTACAGTGAGCCCGGGCAAGGGTCGATCTTCAAAGTGTACATTCCTCAAGCGGGCGAGGTGGAGGACCCCGTACCGCCTCCCCGTCCGGACACGGCTACCCTCCGCGGCACGGAGACGATCCTGCTGGTCGAAGACGACGCCAAGGTCCGCCTGGTGCTCTCGGCCATACTGAAACGTGCGGGATATCACGTGATCGAGGCGGCCAACGGCGGCGAGGCGCTGCTGATTTGCGAGCAGCATGGTGGCACGATTCCGCTCATGCTGACCGACATCGTGATGCCCAAGATGAACGGGCGCCAGCTGGCGGAGCGGCTGCGGCGCATTCGCCCTGACCTGCGCGTGGTGTTCATGTCGGGGTATACGGAGAACGTGGTCGTCCACCACGGTGTGGTGGATTCAGGGATCGACTTCCTGCAGAAGCCGCTGACGGCGGAGGTGCTGCTGCCCAAGATTCGTGAGGTGCTGGACCGCCGAGTGTGA
- a CDS encoding Ig-like domain-containing protein, giving the protein MSFREFRSVRLAALLAALAASALVSACSRESTAPTAVPTTIVVQAGNNQTAVAGQPLATPLSVVVTDAAGKGVKGYRVDWDLGAASGTLSARSSTTDGSGIATTTWTMGPTIGTARVAAQVNGLNPAVFTATVIAGPVASVVATPEATALGVGDTIRVRGSVRDAFGNTIAGQTITFTTLDASLASVSSTGLVTALAQGTARIVAAENAGKADTVPVSIGPAGSGACGTASPVTMTLGEVRTPAAGATSVSLCLAAPAGVNAEYGLALFNTTSNFGVGSYVDVLGIGNTGPTTVSLSAAQALGSTSTATIGDIPVGAEVDDRNAVREAEFARREVARKELAPLVDDARSWYGSRGRFSYAVATPNVGDQIKLNANASQACSNPNTRTGRVAAVSSRAMVVSDVDNPSGGYTDADYQGILATFDTLIFPMDTAAFGAPTNISSYGRIILFFTKAVNELTPRNANFTIGGFFFARDLYPKKASGSLGACSASNENEMFYLLVPDPNGEINGNKRTKDEVTSSNQSTIAHEFQHLINASRRLYVNPGAASNEETWLDEGLAHVAEELLYFRISGFGTRQNLGLPDVTANTTRQSQFNTYAALNFLRFQRFITATESNSPYAPNDSLSTRGATWNFLRFAAARQGAAGEAAFFRALVNSRTTGVANLQNVLTSGGFSDYLIDWAVSLIGDDFSTAQTALLDPRYVNPAWNFRSIFPGLRISGSPLGVYPISARLLTSSSPQRIILAGGTSSYVRFGIPAGRSAFITFSSNGQAPPAGVRWGFVRLR; this is encoded by the coding sequence ATGTCCTTTCGCGAATTCCGTTCCGTCCGCCTGGCCGCGCTCCTGGCCGCCCTCGCTGCGTCCGCGCTCGTCAGCGCCTGCTCGCGCGAAAGCACGGCCCCCACCGCCGTGCCCACGACCATCGTCGTGCAGGCGGGCAACAACCAAACCGCGGTCGCCGGCCAGCCGCTCGCCACGCCGCTCTCGGTCGTCGTGACCGATGCCGCCGGCAAGGGGGTCAAGGGCTATCGCGTGGACTGGGATCTGGGCGCCGCCTCCGGCACCCTGAGCGCCCGGTCGTCCACCACCGATGGCAGCGGCATCGCCACCACCACCTGGACGATGGGCCCCACCATCGGCACGGCGCGCGTCGCCGCGCAGGTGAACGGGCTCAATCCCGCGGTCTTCACCGCCACGGTCATCGCCGGCCCGGTCGCCTCGGTCGTGGCGACTCCCGAAGCCACCGCACTTGGCGTCGGCGACACGATTCGCGTCCGCGGCTCGGTGCGTGATGCCTTCGGCAACACCATCGCCGGCCAGACGATCACCTTCACCACCCTCGACGCCTCGCTCGCATCGGTGAGCAGCACGGGCCTCGTCACGGCGCTCGCGCAGGGCACCGCGCGCATCGTGGCCGCCGAAAACGCCGGCAAGGCCGATACCGTACCGGTCAGCATCGGCCCCGCCGGCAGCGGCGCCTGCGGCACGGCGTCGCCCGTCACCATGACGCTGGGCGAAGTGCGCACGCCCGCCGCCGGCGCCACGAGCGTGAGCCTGTGCCTCGCCGCCCCCGCTGGCGTGAACGCCGAATACGGCCTCGCGCTGTTCAACACCACCAGCAACTTCGGCGTCGGCAGCTACGTTGATGTCCTGGGGATCGGGAACACGGGCCCCACCACCGTGTCGCTCTCGGCCGCCCAGGCGCTCGGCAGCACCAGCACCGCCACGATCGGCGACATTCCGGTGGGCGCCGAGGTCGATGATCGCAACGCGGTCCGCGAAGCCGAGTTCGCGCGGCGCGAAGTGGCGCGCAAGGAGCTGGCACCGCTCGTGGACGATGCGCGCAGCTGGTACGGCAGCCGCGGGCGCTTCAGCTATGCCGTCGCGACCCCCAATGTGGGCGATCAGATCAAGCTGAATGCCAACGCGAGCCAGGCGTGCTCCAACCCCAATACCCGCACCGGGCGCGTGGCAGCCGTCAGCAGCCGCGCGATGGTGGTGAGCGATGTCGACAATCCGAGCGGCGGCTACACCGACGCCGACTATCAGGGCATCCTCGCCACGTTCGACACGCTGATCTTCCCGATGGACACGGCGGCGTTCGGCGCGCCCACGAACATCAGCAGCTACGGACGCATCATTCTGTTCTTCACGAAGGCCGTGAACGAACTGACGCCGCGCAACGCGAACTTCACCATCGGCGGCTTCTTCTTCGCGCGGGATCTCTATCCCAAGAAGGCGAGCGGTTCACTCGGCGCGTGCAGTGCGTCGAACGAGAATGAGATGTTCTATCTGCTCGTCCCCGATCCGAACGGCGAGATCAACGGGAACAAGCGCACGAAGGATGAGGTCACCAGCAGCAATCAGTCCACGATCGCGCACGAGTTCCAGCATCTCATCAACGCCTCGCGTCGGCTTTACGTGAACCCCGGTGCGGCGTCGAACGAAGAAACGTGGCTCGATGAAGGGCTCGCGCACGTGGCCGAAGAGCTCTTGTACTTCCGCATCTCGGGCTTCGGCACCCGCCAGAATCTGGGGCTCCCCGACGTCACCGCGAACACCACCCGGCAGTCGCAGTTCAATACGTACGCCGCCCTCAACTTCCTGCGCTTCCAGCGGTTCATCACCGCGACGGAGTCGAACTCGCCGTACGCGCCGAACGATTCGCTCTCCACGCGCGGCGCGACCTGGAACTTCCTGCGCTTCGCGGCGGCGCGGCAGGGCGCCGCGGGCGAGGCCGCCTTCTTCCGCGCCCTCGTCAACTCGCGCACGACCGGCGTGGCGAATCTGCAGAACGTGCTCACGAGTGGTGGCTTCAGCGATTATCTGATCGACTGGGCCGTCTCGCTCATCGGCGACGACTTCTCCACGGCGCAGACGGCGCTGCTCGATCCCCGCTACGTGAACCCGGCGTGGAATTTCCGGAGCATCTTCCCGGGGCTGCGTATCAGCGGCAGCCCGCTCGGGGTGTATCCGATCAGTGCCCGGCTCCTCACGAGCTCGAGCCCGCAGCGCATCATTCTCGCCGGCGGCACCAGCAGCTACGTGCGCTTCGGCATCCCCGCCGGCCGGTCGGCCTTCATCACGTTCTCGTCGAACGGTCAGGCGCCGCCGGCCGGGGTGCGCTGGGGCTTCGTGCGGCTGCGCTGA
- the mug gene encoding G/U mismatch-specific DNA glycosylase: protein MAASSRLPAAVTPPPKPTKAELAAAVHKTVPDLIAPNLRVLFCGINPGLYTAAIGHHFGRPGNRFWPALHGAGFTPRLFSPWEERELLPLGYGITNMVPRTTAAASELAPEEYVAGGARLTTLVTTYTPTVVAFLGIGAYRSAFHRPNAQLGLQPETIGPSALWALPSPSGLNANHQLSDLVALLGALKQWVEHGHTR, encoded by the coding sequence ATGGCCGCGTCGTCGCGCCTGCCGGCAGCGGTCACGCCGCCGCCCAAGCCCACCAAGGCCGAGCTGGCGGCGGCGGTACACAAGACGGTGCCGGATCTCATCGCGCCGAACCTGCGGGTGCTCTTCTGCGGCATCAATCCGGGGCTCTACACCGCGGCCATCGGCCATCACTTCGGCCGTCCGGGGAATCGCTTCTGGCCGGCGCTGCACGGCGCCGGCTTTACCCCGCGGCTCTTTTCCCCGTGGGAAGAGCGCGAGCTGTTGCCTCTGGGCTATGGCATCACCAACATGGTGCCACGCACCACCGCCGCCGCGTCGGAGCTGGCGCCGGAGGAGTATGTGGCGGGCGGCGCGCGTCTCACCACGCTCGTCACGACGTACACGCCGACGGTGGTGGCCTTCCTGGGCATCGGCGCGTATCGCAGCGCGTTTCATCGCCCGAACGCGCAACTCGGGCTGCAACCGGAAACCATCGGACCGAGCGCACTGTGGGCGCTGCCGAGTCCAAGCGGTCTCAATGCCAACCACCAGCTGTCGGATCTCGTCGCGTTGCTCGGCGCGTTGAAGCAGTGGGTGGAACACGGACACACACGCTGA
- a CDS encoding PAS domain-containing protein produces MLATLLPLLSDGLLISRADGYIEHANPAACELLGRPESALQGVHESEVWRPREDHDVLGERRVGAVIHGRATITRPDGAEGVIEYLSTVVAKGESQQACTLLRPIRDPAHLSEELDRQARRFRTMFNGLREAVCFLTPIRGADGAIVSFAFPEANDAMQRQMGVGPLSGRSMEEVLGSSVFHARVADRVQRYSAVLRTGEAWEYEVRTNGRVNSIRVFRHSDDTIGVTSIDLTEQLETVRALTIAEQRGDDTAEELRAVLDAVPAAVWIARDVQANHIDSNAYGQRLLRTAAGANVSITAPVDERPRHFTQCGMAGPSPKTISRSSSPLASAALFAMPNSICSSMTARSDICSVAVSRCVMAPDGFAGRWAPSSTSPRDAGTSERWPMRWRASTRSCRRSRRSPL; encoded by the coding sequence ATGCTTGCGACACTACTTCCACTCCTCAGCGATGGCCTCCTCATCAGCCGAGCTGACGGCTATATCGAGCACGCCAACCCCGCGGCATGCGAACTACTCGGTCGTCCCGAGTCCGCTCTCCAGGGCGTGCACGAATCCGAGGTGTGGCGTCCGCGCGAGGACCACGATGTACTCGGGGAGCGACGCGTCGGTGCGGTCATCCACGGTCGGGCCACGATCACGCGGCCCGACGGCGCCGAGGGTGTCATCGAGTATCTCTCGACGGTGGTGGCGAAGGGGGAGTCGCAGCAGGCGTGCACGCTCCTGCGCCCCATTCGAGACCCGGCCCACCTCTCCGAGGAACTCGACCGTCAGGCGCGCCGGTTCCGCACGATGTTCAATGGACTGCGCGAGGCGGTGTGCTTCCTCACACCGATTCGCGGGGCCGACGGGGCGATCGTTTCCTTCGCCTTTCCTGAAGCGAACGACGCGATGCAGCGACAGATGGGCGTCGGCCCGCTCTCAGGTCGCTCAATGGAAGAGGTGCTGGGATCGTCGGTGTTCCATGCGCGCGTGGCGGACCGTGTCCAGCGGTACTCCGCCGTACTGCGCACCGGAGAGGCGTGGGAATACGAGGTCCGTACGAACGGGCGCGTCAACTCGATACGGGTGTTTCGCCACTCTGACGACACGATCGGCGTCACGTCGATCGACTTGACGGAACAACTGGAGACCGTGCGCGCGCTCACGATTGCCGAGCAGCGGGGCGATGACACGGCCGAGGAATTGCGCGCCGTCCTTGACGCGGTGCCAGCCGCGGTCTGGATTGCGCGCGACGTGCAGGCTAACCACATCGATTCGAACGCGTACGGTCAACGTCTGCTCCGCACGGCTGCGGGAGCCAACGTCTCCATCACGGCGCCGGTCGACGAGCGCCCGCGCCACTTCACGCAATGCGGGATGGCCGGCCCATCGCCGAAGACGATCTCCCGCTCCAGCAGTCCGCTCGCCTCGGCCGCTCTGTTCGCGATGCCGAACTCGATCTGCTCTTCGATGACGGCGAGGTCCGACATCTGCTCGGTGGCAGTGAGCCGCTGCGTGATGGCACCGGACGGGTTCGCGGGTCGGTGGGCGCCTTCATCGACATCACCGCGCGACGCCGGAACGAGCGAGCGCTGGCCGATGCGCTGGCGCGCTTCGACGCGTTCATGCAGGCGCTCCCGGCGATCGCCTTTGTGA
- the queF gene encoding preQ(1) synthase: protein MPKPELLETFPNPYADRAYEIYMETDEFTSLCPLGGVETDAVELKLLEGGAPDFATIKVTYTPAEKCLELKSLKLYFWSFRNDGIFYERAVNRILDDLVAACQPRALTVVGDFAVRGGLKSIITASYTA, encoded by the coding sequence ATGCCCAAGCCAGAACTGCTCGAGACGTTCCCGAATCCCTATGCGGATCGGGCTTACGAGATCTACATGGAGACGGACGAGTTCACGTCACTCTGTCCGCTTGGCGGCGTCGAAACCGACGCCGTGGAACTGAAGCTGCTCGAAGGCGGCGCGCCGGACTTCGCGACGATCAAGGTCACGTACACGCCGGCCGAGAAGTGTCTCGAGCTCAAGAGCCTCAAGCTCTACTTCTGGAGCTTCCGGAACGACGGGATTTTTTACGAGCGCGCCGTGAACCGCATTCTCGATGATCTCGTGGCGGCGTGTCAGCCGCGCGCGCTGACGGTCGTCGGCGATTTTGCGGTGCGTGGTGGGCTCAAGAGCATCATCACGGCGAGCTACACCGCCTAA
- a CDS encoding cystathionine beta-synthase produces MATTLPTDAMVTADGHLRHRRPYDNVLDTIGWTPLIRLSRVAKGIRTPLFGKADFFNPGGSVKDRIGLPMIEAHEAAGTLKPGGTIVEATSGNTGVGLAIAAALKGYKCIFTMPDKMSQEKVRLLKAFGAEVIITPTAVPPDHPQNYVQMAKRIVRETPGAVLAGQFENPANPAAHVATTGPELWEQTGGRITHFVAGAGTGGTITGVARYLKSMNPNIKIIAADPMGSVLAELWRSKGEGHPSGAPYKVEGVGQDCVPKTLDMDVIDEFISVSDKDAFSMARRLTREEGIFVGGSAGMIAHAALTVARRLDDPNACVVTFLCDTGERYLSKVFNDEWMRENQLLDTPQTNIASVLGNKDASAPAIVSVSPGATVRQTIRLLALHNVSQAPVMDGAMCVGSVAESQLTSQSLADPKVLDKTVSDVMDQPFPVVDADAPVEGVAKMLSKSNRAVLMRKDGVIQGIVTRFDVLEYLMHR; encoded by the coding sequence ATGGCCACCACCCTCCCCACCGACGCCATGGTGACCGCTGACGGTCACCTCCGGCATCGTCGCCCCTACGACAACGTCCTCGATACCATCGGCTGGACGCCGCTGATCCGCCTGTCGCGGGTGGCGAAGGGGATCCGCACCCCGCTCTTCGGGAAGGCGGACTTCTTTAACCCCGGTGGCAGCGTCAAGGATCGCATCGGACTGCCGATGATCGAGGCCCACGAAGCCGCCGGCACGCTCAAGCCGGGGGGGACGATCGTCGAGGCCACGAGCGGCAATACGGGGGTGGGGCTCGCGATCGCCGCGGCGCTCAAGGGCTACAAGTGCATCTTCACCATGCCCGACAAGATGAGCCAGGAGAAGGTCCGGCTCCTCAAGGCGTTCGGTGCCGAAGTGATCATCACGCCCACCGCCGTGCCCCCCGATCATCCGCAGAACTATGTGCAGATGGCCAAGCGCATCGTGCGGGAGACGCCGGGTGCGGTGCTGGCGGGGCAGTTCGAGAATCCGGCGAATCCGGCGGCGCATGTCGCCACGACCGGCCCGGAACTCTGGGAGCAGACCGGCGGGCGCATCACGCACTTCGTGGCCGGTGCCGGCACCGGGGGCACCATTACGGGCGTGGCGCGCTACCTCAAGTCGATGAATCCGAACATCAAGATCATCGCGGCCGACCCCATGGGCTCCGTGCTTGCCGAACTGTGGCGCAGCAAGGGCGAAGGGCATCCGAGTGGGGCGCCGTACAAGGTCGAAGGCGTGGGGCAGGACTGTGTGCCGAAGACGCTCGACATGGACGTCATCGACGAATTCATCTCGGTGAGCGACAAGGATGCCTTCAGCATGGCGCGGCGCCTCACGCGCGAAGAAGGGATCTTCGTGGGAGGCAGCGCCGGCATGATCGCGCACGCCGCGCTTACGGTCGCGCGCCGGCTCGATGATCCCAACGCCTGCGTCGTCACCTTCCTCTGCGACACGGGCGAGCGCTATCTCAGCAAGGTGTTCAACGACGAGTGGATGCGCGAGAATCAGCTGCTCGACACGCCGCAGACGAACATCGCGAGTGTGCTGGGCAACAAGGACGCGAGCGCGCCCGCCATCGTGAGCGTCTCCCCCGGTGCCACGGTGCGGCAGACGATTCGTCTGCTCGCGCTGCACAACGTGTCGCAGGCACCGGTGATGGACGGCGCGATGTGCGTGGGGAGCGTGGCCGAGTCGCAGCTCACCTCGCAGTCCCTGGCCGATCCCAAGGTGCTCGACAAGACGGTGAGTGATGTGATGGATCAGCCGTTCCCCGTCGTCGACGCCGACGCGCCCGTGGAAGGCGTGGCGAAGATGCTGTCGAAGTCGAATCGGGCGGTGCTGATGCGGAAGGATGGAGTGATCCAGGGAATCGTCACGCGCTTTGATGTCCTCGAGTACCTCATGCATCGCTAG
- a CDS encoding rhomboid family intramembrane serine protease, producing MSYVTYDDFDPPRSPSAVYWLIGLCVGVYFVQETLVGAANMTNWLGYASGDLASRSLWTVVTYMFAHGSLMHLPLNMWTLWLFGPRVERAWGASTFTWYYLWCGVGGWAFHYMFQRGGGTLIGASAAILGVAVAYASRWPDDEVLFFGVVPMKVRWLVVFMALINITMAVVDAGSLGGTAYAAHIGGMVAGWVYLRVPGAGSLDRFRRRIAPAPDYGDEPPRAVPKTSRPRPEREIDDIVAQSKAAVARVRPPAPRPAPAQPAPVSPTQPSTALDAVLDKINAEGLASLTPAEKLLLDEWSRKLRSLS from the coding sequence ATGTCCTACGTGACCTACGACGATTTTGACCCACCGCGCAGTCCGTCGGCTGTGTACTGGCTGATCGGCCTGTGCGTGGGTGTGTACTTCGTGCAGGAGACGCTCGTCGGCGCGGCGAACATGACGAACTGGCTCGGCTACGCGTCGGGCGATCTTGCGTCGCGTTCGCTGTGGACGGTGGTGACGTACATGTTCGCGCACGGCAGCCTGATGCATCTGCCGCTGAACATGTGGACGCTCTGGCTCTTCGGGCCGCGCGTCGAGCGCGCGTGGGGGGCGAGCACGTTCACCTGGTACTACCTCTGGTGTGGCGTGGGTGGCTGGGCCTTCCACTACATGTTCCAGCGCGGCGGCGGCACGCTGATTGGCGCGAGTGCGGCCATTCTCGGTGTGGCGGTGGCATACGCGAGCCGCTGGCCCGACGATGAAGTGCTCTTCTTCGGTGTGGTGCCGATGAAGGTGCGGTGGCTCGTGGTGTTCATGGCGCTGATCAACATCACGATGGCGGTGGTCGATGCCGGCTCGCTGGGTGGCACCGCGTACGCGGCGCACATCGGCGGTATGGTAGCCGGCTGGGTGTATCTGCGCGTGCCGGGCGCGGGGAGTCTCGATCGCTTCCGTCGCCGCATTGCGCCGGCGCCGGATTACGGCGATGAGCCGCCGCGCGCCGTGCCCAAGACGAGCCGTCCGCGGCCCGAGCGCGAGATCGACGATATCGTGGCGCAGAGCAAGGCGGCGGTGGCGCGGGTGCGCCCGCCGGCCCCCCGTCCGGCACCGGCGCAGCCGGCACCCGTGTCGCCGACGCAGCCCAGCACGGCGCTCGATGCGGTGCTCGACAAGATCAACGCCGAGGGGCTCGCGAGCCTCACCCCGGCGGAGAAGCTGCTGCTGGACGAGTGGAGCAGGAAGCTGCGGTCACTGAGCTGA
- a CDS encoding D-alanine--D-alanine ligase, which translates to MSESAPTAPLRITVLLGGVSAERDVSLSSGLRIAVALREKGHDVTCLDPADGVLTRETERSLLAGGVGSAPPSLDQLAGLAAESLSPVLGTLPEITEADCVFLALHGGQGEDGTIQALLDLAGVTYTGSGHLASALAMDKHLTKVVLRAAGVQTADWIMATPGVDPDAEAVGAQLGWPLIVKPSKQGSTVGLSIVRAPAELAPAVREAFRYDDEVMLERFVPGQELTVGILGDAVLPTIEIQPVKELYDYECKYTPGMAKEFVATLDSRVQAKLNDQARRAFDALKLGGYARIDFRLDPQGEPWCLEANTLPGMTPTSLIPQAAAAAGVLFPDLCERIVHLALAARKR; encoded by the coding sequence ATGAGTGAATCCGCCCCGACCGCCCCGCTGCGCATCACCGTCCTGCTTGGCGGCGTGTCCGCCGAGCGCGATGTCTCCCTCTCCAGTGGCCTCCGCATCGCGGTCGCCCTGCGTGAGAAGGGGCACGACGTCACCTGTCTCGACCCCGCCGATGGCGTGCTCACGCGCGAGACAGAACGGAGCCTGCTGGCCGGCGGCGTGGGCAGCGCCCCGCCGTCACTCGACCAGCTGGCCGGCCTTGCCGCCGAGTCGCTGAGCCCGGTGCTTGGCACCCTGCCCGAGATCACCGAGGCCGACTGTGTCTTTCTGGCGCTGCACGGCGGCCAGGGGGAAGACGGCACGATTCAGGCGCTCCTCGATCTGGCCGGCGTGACCTACACCGGCAGCGGGCATCTCGCGAGCGCGCTGGCGATGGACAAGCATCTCACCAAGGTGGTGCTGCGCGCGGCCGGCGTGCAGACCGCCGACTGGATCATGGCCACGCCCGGCGTCGATCCCGATGCCGAGGCCGTGGGGGCCCAGCTCGGCTGGCCGCTCATCGTGAAGCCGTCCAAGCAGGGGAGCACGGTGGGGCTGTCGATCGTGCGCGCCCCCGCCGAGCTGGCGCCGGCGGTGCGCGAGGCGTTCCGCTACGACGACGAAGTGATGCTCGAGCGGTTCGTGCCGGGGCAGGAATTGACCGTCGGCATTCTGGGCGACGCCGTGCTGCCGACGATCGAGATCCAGCCGGTGAAGGAGCTCTACGATTACGAGTGCAAGTACACGCCGGGGATGGCCAAGGAGTTCGTGGCAACGCTCGATTCGCGAGTGCAAGCAAAGCTGAACGACCAGGCCCGGCGGGCGTTCGACGCCCTCAAGCTGGGCGGTTATGCGCGCATCGACTTCCGGCTGGATCCTCAGGGGGAGCCGTGGTGTCTGGAGGCCAACACGTTGCCGGGGATGACGCCTACCAGTCTTATCCCACAGGCGGCGGCGGCGGCCGGCGTCTTGTTTCCCGACCTGTGCGAGCGCATCGTGCACTTGGCGCTCGCGGCGCGAAAGCGCTGA
- a CDS encoding glutaminyl-peptide cyclotransferase translates to MPILSSLRRSRTAAGLILLATLGLVGTAGAFGACSDGTKAAAARDSADSAIATPAARTPTYTYEVVASYPHDTKAFTEGLLWHDGKLFESTGVEGTSWIREVELTSGKVVRQFDLERPHFGEGIVILGNTLFQLTYKSGKAFTYDWKTFTRQATFGYDGEGWALTTDGKELIMSNGTPSVVFRDPRTFVVTKTITVSDHGTPVTQVNELEWVKGELWANIWQSDQIARIDPATGNVVGWIDLGGILPSLDRTGSEDVLNGIAYDAEKDRIFVTGKYWPKLFEIKVKQRS, encoded by the coding sequence ATGCCCATTCTCTCCAGTCTTCGTCGCTCCCGCACGGCTGCGGGCCTCATTCTGCTCGCGACCCTTGGTCTCGTCGGCACCGCCGGTGCGTTCGGCGCGTGCAGCGACGGGACCAAGGCCGCCGCGGCCCGCGACTCGGCCGACAGCGCAATCGCCACACCGGCGGCACGGACGCCGACGTACACCTACGAGGTGGTGGCGTCGTACCCGCACGACACGAAGGCCTTCACCGAAGGGCTGCTCTGGCACGACGGCAAGCTCTTCGAAAGCACCGGCGTGGAAGGCACCAGCTGGATCCGCGAGGTGGAGCTGACCAGCGGCAAGGTCGTGCGCCAGTTCGATCTCGAGCGTCCGCACTTTGGCGAGGGGATCGTGATCCTCGGGAACACGCTCTTCCAGCTCACCTACAAGTCGGGGAAGGCATTCACCTACGACTGGAAGACGTTCACGCGGCAGGCCACGTTCGGCTACGACGGCGAGGGCTGGGCGCTTACGACCGATGGCAAGGAGCTCATCATGAGCAACGGGACGCCGTCGGTGGTCTTCCGGGACCCGCGCACCTTTGTCGTGACCAAGACGATCACCGTGTCCGATCACGGGACGCCGGTCACGCAGGTCAACGAGCTCGAGTGGGTGAAGGGCGAGCTCTGGGCGAACATCTGGCAGAGCGATCAGATCGCGCGCATCGATCCGGCGACGGGCAATGTGGTCGGCTGGATCGATCTGGGCGGAATCCTGCCGAGCCTCGATCGCACCGGCAGCGAAGATGTGCTCAACGGCATCGCGTACGACGCCGAGAAGGATCGGATCTTCGTGACCGGCAAGTACTGGCCGAAGCTGTTCGAGATCAAGGTGAAGCAGCGGAGCTGA